agaacgcatgagtggtcgctaagaaaaagttataggcgcaccttcgttctctcgcttgcacgcgttcgtgtttatacgggcgcgcaaAGATAGAAATAGATCGCAAGAGTACGAATTATAGTGTATACTTTAAGATTTTCGCGACTAATGATaaccgaaattaaatactcgtgctactgatattataaatatataattttacgttgcgtctaattaattttcgtaataatttttcgacaaatatataaataatatctcgagaAAGAACGCATGGGAGGACGGTGCGAAACTGTTAGAGGTGCACCTCcgatctctcgcttgcacgcgttcgtgtttatacgggcgcgcagagatagagatagatcgcaaaagtacgaattatagcgtatactttaagattttcgcgactaatgataaccgaaattaaatacccgtgctactgatattataaatatataattttacgttgcgtctaattaattttcgtaataattttttgacaaataaataatgtctttagaaagacaatttaaaattctgttttctgtcttgaaaaagacattttaaaattctgttttctgtcttgagaaagacaatttaaaattctgttttctgtcttgaaaaagacaatttaaaattatgttttctgtcttgaaaaagacaatttaaaattatgttttctgtcttaaaaaagacaatttgaaataccgttttctgtcttgagaaagaaaatttaaaatagcgctgtctttaaaaaaacaatttaataaatcttaaagaATGTTCGTCGTATGAGAGTTTTGTtggccctgaaaagggccATTTTGTGGGCGAAGCTCTGCGGATCGTCGAATTAATAATCGGTCCAGTAACCGGACCGCTCGATCACTTGATTGAGTCGATTAGGTATCGAACTCATCAAGTTCGCGAGAAAATCTGGTCGAGCCCGAAGACCCTCccaaatttttatcgcgtgatCAACTAACGCTGCCGTCGTCCTTTCCCTTCGTGGTTCCCATTGCAGAACCATCTGCGCCCAGACATTTTCTATTACATTCAGATCTTGTAAACGAGCTGGCCAGTCAATCAAGCGGATCTCCGGATGATTCAGAAACCACGCTTGCGTTTCATGTGATGTGTGCACAGCGGAATTATCTTGCACCAATCGGATAATTGGCATATCCTCTTCAGAATATATTACGCGTACTGAAGGAAGAAGAACTTCTTCCAGTATGTGAATAAACTCTGTCGAGTTCATTCGCGTTGGAATGTGCACCAATTCTCCGATTGCAGTGCCAGATATCCACCTCCACATAGCACATGAAATCCTCCCACTTCGGTGAAGAGGCACAACATGGTTTGGATCCAACCGTTGATCTCTTGGACGCCATACGTGCGGCCTGTGATCAGCGCACGATACGAAGATCTTTTCATCGGTCTATATTGTCGCTTCCCACTCCGCACGGCTCGTCACCAGATTTCCCAAAGCAAACGCGACCCGTTGATCCCGATGATCGGGAGTTAACGGGATTTTATAGGCTGGACAATGACAATGATATCCGGCTTCGTTTAAACGTCGCCGGGCGGTCCTGTCTGATACCGCGACGTCCGCTCTGTTGATCGTCTCTTGGACGGTGCCAAAAGGACGATCCACAACAGCAGCGACGAGTGCCTCGTCCTCTTCTACTCTGGTGTTACGAGGACGACGATTATGAGTGCGATGATCATGCAAAGCATGATCTCCGCCCTCATTGTATCGTCGTATCCATCGTCGAACAGCTTGAACAGAACACGGAATATCAGCAGCAATTTCTGCTACTGATTTTCCGGCCTGCCACTGTCCGATGATGCGACCTCGTATCTCAGGGCATAAGATTGGAGCCATTATTCGCAAAAAACTATTCGATGATATATCCGCGCACTGCTACGACACCACGAAAAGTGATGCTCGAAGAAAAAGCAACATACTCGCGACGATAACAAGTGAAAATCGCGACAGGAACGTAACACAATTAGACGGCTTTGTGTGCATAATGCAACTTCAAATTGTCTTTCTTaagacagaaaacggtattttaaattgtctttctcaagacagaaaacagaattttaaaatgtctttttcaaaacagaaaacagaattttaaattgtctttctcaagacagaaaacagaattttaaattgtctttctcaagacagaaaacagaattttaaattctttctcaagacattatttatttgtcaaaaaattattacgaaaattaattagacgcaacgtaaaattatatatttataatatcagtagCACGGGTATTTAATTTTGGTTATCATTAGTCGCGAAAATCTTAAAGTATACACTATAATTCGAACTCTTGCGATCTATTTCTATCCTTGCGCGCCTGTATAAACAcaaacgcgtgcaagcgagagaacgaaggtgcgcctataactttttcttagcgaccactcatgcgttctctctcaaacGCACGGGTTGCGAGCGAgatagagcatgagaacgcctcccaccaaattttcccccgtcctctcgcttctctcggcgctTCACGGCTCACGTACGCGCTCCGCGGTGTGGCCTGACGCACACTACGCTAGCTCACGCacgttagctgccgtcgccgcagagtgttaggccattattgccggtcagtgtacatacaatacatgAATTTTTACCTAAGGTTCCACCTGGatataagatatctgaaactccaacacAGATCATTTACCTTCCAGTCGTCGTACAAAGCGTTACTGATTTCACGATTTGCATTGTAGATCAGAACGGACGATTGCTTGATTTTCGTGGCGAAGAAATTACCGTGAGACTGCATGTGCGGAGACGACTTTAGTGTGAGatgctcgttttgaataaaacgtcGAACGTGAGACAAACTAAATACACAGCTTCCACCAAAGGGGttcaattattgaagaaaaaacttactacatcaaacgtagaatttttaaaatcattggGTTTCATTGTGTGCAACATCTAAAAATGGctgatatattgattattgatgTTAAGCCGATCTTTGACAATAGTATTTGTTACGTCAAAGGTTGGAAATTTTGAGTGAGTTCATTTACCGCTCCtcggatgcttaggaaaaGGCACGAGAGTAGGTAAGGAGGAGGAAGGGGCTTGGAGAGTGACGTAATAGCCGATTCttgcgtggcgcgtatttggaggggccacgcgtaaacgcactaggaatgggttcgagtcgATTGCGTGGAGAAACTAGCGCGtagtatttgttctttttagggaaagaaatttaatcctTATTCCCTGAGATAGAACTTGAGGTGGTTTTTCGCAACAAAGGATACTTGGGTTAAGTTGAAATAACTGTTTCTGAGATTTCAGTAATGTAGTGgacaattttaatcttaattaaaatacaaatttagaataaaaaaaacagattaaacGAATTTAGTGAgataatgatataaaaagaaagaggaagaggacttaataaaagatataatttaaacattttaaaatttacaaaaaaaagaaaagagaaaaaggaaatgtattaattataggATTTAGaactaacaataataatttaagatgGAAGGCATTACTCTAAATCTATCTCTACGATTTCTGTTATCCGGGCCGTCGACCTCGGAAATACcctgtcgatcaacctgatcggagccaggaagggatgttccaccccgggataataaatgagaatGTTATGATCAGGAGTCGCTCTTCTGGCTtccctcctgatctcctcaggatcaaagAAGTCAGGGCCTATTGtataggccctttccgggacgggttccgtccacggagtgcaggtgctccggaggaattcgaggagagggtctacgacttctctcggttcctcttgctTCTCCAGGAACTCTACgctcggggcgggggaaggggaatgttccgggctgtcaggctcatgcCAGGAGATGGTTTCGTCCTCGGCaaaggagtcgacctcctcgggttccccaggataAGGAGTCGGTGACCGGGTGGGAGAGGAGGATGCTCTAGGAGCAACTCTAGGAGAAGGTCCGGAGGAATTCAAGGAAACGTCTGGAGTATAGGACGGAGTGGTagggcggaacagctccggctcaggttgAGGCGATGAAGTCGACCTCGaacgcgacggcgatggtgtTTGCGCCGGAGTATTCTTCTCTGACTCAATGTCTTCGCTGTTACTCGGTGAGTTGGGAGGTACGATGGGCAGAGGAGACCACGACCGCTCTGATCTGACTTTCGAAGGTTCCGGTGTGACCTCCCttggcgctgccgcgaataagaacTGGACAAAGAAACTTTGAACCAGTTTTCGCAATTCACGTATTTTACGATTTCTtcgggcgcggcttttcttGATGGATCGAAGAtttcttgattccactaaaaggtatcaatttgagtttgattttaataaaatgtttaaagcgGGAAATatgtcagggcaacacgcCGCATTCTTCCTTCCGGATCTCTCAATAGATCGCTTCGAAAATTCTCCCGGTACCTCTGTCCGGATAGGCCATCACTCGAGCTAAAGTTtagatagtcaccatttactggcagcATATCGTAACCTCTGACAGGAGGAGACCCATTAACCGAACCGAATCAAGGGAGAATTCAAAGGATTCTAGAGAGATACCTACTTCGGAAAGCGCaaacggcaccctggcaatacccacgtcattcatttttaagaataagaattttagaactttagaattttagtggaatcatttAAAAGGGGAGAAAGTAATGTggttaaatgaaataatgagacttacttttcgATGTCTTCGGTTGCTCTTGGACGAGTCCCTTGCAActtctttataaaaatcggCTCAGCAGTGAGTCACAAGTCACACACAGTAACAATGATATTATCGAGAAAaaattcagagactgaatgagagcgagtcccgctggaacacgcggttttataaccttGGAAAAGGGGTGTGCTAGCGCCGGATTTCCATTTTTGAAAGagtcagtgctctgatttggcggccatgtccctccacttttccttttcttaattattggttattcggatctcatcccttctctgatttttttaagctctagttttcgtccttagatttttaattagtggtgaggagttcccgatatctattggctcgagagaaaaaactCGGTTGTGCGAcactccgcccgcatggcttccccttctaaccttccagaatattgtcattaatagtCGGGAGAAAATTCCTAAGGAcccccttttcgttatcaccgggtcgcgtttgtttatgggatccggtcgcgtgtcatattcttatgactgCAGAGCTTTCACCCCCTTCGTTTGTTTATGCTTCATAGTTGCGATCTtaagtgcttcacttatcgccagatatttgatattgatttcAAATCgttttaggttccttctaatattctttgaAGAGTTTTCTGTTTAAGTTTTCCGTCGGTATCTATGCcgtgattgttctaagtttcatttaagcatccggcAATAAGGATTTcggagtgtaaattatttcttctggaaGCCTgaaagttctctctcgtcaccaaatagtcacggtttactctttttatctaatttattgaacgcgtgtcggaaaaaaggagatgtggagtccgagaACGTAacatattgttaaaattgaaactcatACGTACAACCCATATGCTAACACAACGTTTGGATATAATGATGAAATACGGATACCAA
This genomic window from Cardiocondyla obscurior isolate alpha-2009 unplaced genomic scaffold, Cobs3.1 scaffold33_214576_698314, whole genome shotgun sequence contains:
- the LOC139112644 gene encoding uncharacterized protein, coding for MAYPDRVESRNLRSIKKSRARRNRKIRELRKLVQSFFVQFLFAAAPREVTPEPSKVRSERSWSPLPIVPPNSPSNSEDIESEKNTPAQTPSPSRSRSTSSPQPEPELFRPTTPSYTPDVSLNSSGPSPRVAPRASSSPTRSPTPYPGEPEEVDSFAEDETISWHEPDSPEHSPSPAPSVEFLEKQEEPREVVDPLLEFLRSTCTPWTEPVPERAYTIGPDFFDPEEIRREARRATPDHNILIYYPGVEHPFLAPIRLIDRVFPRSTARITEIVEIDLE